One window of Sphingobacteriales bacterium genomic DNA carries:
- a CDS encoding DUF4159 domain-containing protein — protein MRNNSIIWFIFSAVFCLINPSLVNAQNSNVKIGLLKYSGGGDWYANPTSLPNLIKYCNKELGTNIDPEPETVEVGSPEIFNLPFIHMTGHGNVAFSNDDAKNLRQYLESGGFLHVDDNYGMDPYIRPALKLVFPELDLVELPFSHPVYSQRYQMPNGLPKIHEHDGKPSQGFGLIYQGRLVVYYSFETDLGDGWEDPDVHNDPPEARDKALKMGANLVQFVFTQ, from the coding sequence ATGCGGAACAATTCGATTATTTGGTTCATTTTTTCTGCTGTTTTCTGCCTTATCAACCCTTCATTGGTTAATGCGCAAAATAGCAATGTTAAAATAGGATTGCTTAAATATAGCGGTGGGGGCGATTGGTATGCCAACCCAACCTCTTTGCCCAACCTGATAAAATATTGCAATAAGGAGTTAGGAACAAATATTGATCCTGAACCCGAAACTGTTGAAGTGGGAAGCCCTGAAATTTTTAACCTGCCTTTTATACACATGACCGGTCACGGAAATGTGGCTTTTTCCAATGATGACGCTAAAAATCTTCGTCAATATCTCGAATCCGGTGGGTTTTTACATGTTGACGACAACTATGGAATGGACCCCTATATCCGGCCGGCATTGAAGCTGGTCTTTCCTGAACTGGATTTGGTGGAACTGCCATTTTCACATCCTGTTTACAGCCAACGATACCAGATGCCAAACGGGTTGCCAAAAATTCATGAGCATGATGGTAAACCTTCTCAAGGGTTTGGGTTAATTTACCAGGGCAGGTTGGTGGTCTATTACAGTTTTGAAACAGACCTGGGAGATGGTTGGGAAGATCCCGATGTTCACAACGACCCACCGGAAGCCAGAGATAAAGCCTTAAAAATGGGTGCAAATTTAGTACAGTTTGTATTTACCCAATAA